The Pseudomonadota bacterium genome contains the following window.
AACGCCCTTCACCTCGTCGAATGGAGTGTGGCCGTCGCGCGCCTGTTCAGTCTGGCTGGCCGACCGCCTGCAAACCTGAAAACCCTTCCTTTTACACCACTTGCCTTAAGGTAGCAGACCCCCCCCGGGATGTCAAGAGCGCCGGCAGGTCGAGAAATCTCTCCATGACGCCATTCGATACCATCAGCGCGTCACCGTCGACGAACATGCGCCCGTCCTCGACGCGCAGCATGCCCGCCTGCCGGAGGTCTCCCGCAAGGTCGTCGATGGCCGCATCGAGCCGGACCCGATCGAGCAGGTCCGGGAAGCGCGCGCAGAGCCACGCGAGGTCGAGACCATCTCGGGTGCGCAGCCCCAGCATGATCGTCTCGGTGAGGCACGCGGCCTGGCTCACCCGTTCGGCCTCCACCGTCAGCGAGCCGCCAGCGCGCACGCGCCGCACATACTCGACAGGATTGCGGCAGCGGGTGTGGCGCCAGCCGTCGAGATAGCTCACCGCGCCGGGGCCCACCCCGAGATACGGCTCGTTGCGCCAGTAGAGCGCGTTGTGGCGGCAGCGGTGCCCCGGGCGGGCGTAGTTCGATATCTCGTACTGCTCGTATCCGCACGCGCGCATTCGCGCGCTGGCGATGTCGTACATCTCGGCCTGCACGTCATCGTCCGGCACGACGAGGGTCCCTTCGGCGTGTCGACGGCCGAACGCCGTTCCCGACTCGACGATGAGACCATAGAGGGAGATGTGGTCGGTCTCGAGTTCAAGTGCGGCCTCGAGGTTGTGCCGCCACTGCTCGACGGTCTGTTCGGGAAGCCCGAAGATGAGATCGATGCTCACACTGCCGACGCCTGCGCGACGGGCGATGCGCACCGCCTCTGTGGCCACCGCGCGCGTGTGCACCCGGCCGAGCCGGGCGAGCTCAGCGTCGTCGAGCGACTGCACGCCCCGCCGCCATGACCTTCTCGAGCCAGTCGGCGGTGAGCGATCCGGGGTTGGCCTCTGACGTGATCTCCACATCAGGCGCAAATCCGAGACGCTGGCGGGCGACCTCGATCAATCGTGCCACATCGGCGCCCGGGAGCACGCTGGGAGTTCCCCCGCCGATGAAGACCGTGCCGAGGGGAAGGGGAAGCGCAGTTCCCACGCCGCGGGCAGCGGTCTCGAGGTCGTCGACCAGCGCCGCCGCCATGGCGCGAAACTCACGCTCTCGACCCGCGTACGAGTTGAAATCGCAGTAGTGGCACTTGGCCTCGCAGTAGGGAACGTGGATGTAGAGCCCCATGAACGTCTGACTTCTCCCGGCGCCGCCCCGGTTCCCTACCAGGCACACGCCGTGCAGCCATCAGACCGCGCGCGGCACGCGCCCCCCGCGCGATTCAGAGGCTGGTCTGCCCGAGCGTGATCCAGCCCGTGCGATCGAGCGGCTCCTCGAGCTTGCACGTCTCCTCGTTCACGGTGGCGAAGAGCGCCACGAAGACCTCCACGCTCCCCCCCACGAACCGCGTGGGCATCGTCCAGGTGAACGACTTGGCGCCGCTTCCGACGCGGCGGGCCCGAGATGGCAGGTTGAACTGGGTGTCGAAGTCGTCGCGGAAGACCGTCTCGACGT
Protein-coding sequences here:
- a CDS encoding coproporphyrinogen III oxidase family protein; its protein translation is MWRSRQRPTPDRSPPTGSRRSWRRGVQSLDDAELARLGRVHTRAVATEAVRIARRAGVGSVSIDLIFGLPEQTVEQWRHNLEAALELETDHISLYGLIVESGTAFGRRHAEGTLVVPDDDVQAEMYDIASARMRACGYEQYEISNYARPGHRCRHNALYWRNEPYLGVGPGAVSYLDGWRHTRCRNPVEYVRRVRAGGSLTVEAERVSQAACLTETIMLGLRTRDGLDLAWLCARFPDLLDRVRLDAAIDDLAGDLRQAGMLRVEDGRMFVDGDALMVSNGVMERFLDLPALLTSRGGSATLRQVV
- a CDS encoding radical SAM protein — encoded protein: MGLYIHVPYCEAKCHYCDFNSYAGREREFRAMAAALVDDLETAARGVGTALPLPLGTVFIGGGTPSVLPGADVARLIEVARQRLGFAPDVEITSEANPGSLTADWLEKVMAAGRAVARRR